The Natronoarchaeum philippinense genome includes the window CGGAGATCGTCGAACAGCTCGGCGTCGCCGCTGCGGAAGACATCCCAGATCAGCCCCTCGTTCTCCGCGAACTGTGGCAAGCCGCCGAGCACCTCGTGCGTGTCTGCGGTCGCGGCGACCGGATCGAGACGGTTGTACTCCTCGTCGAGCAGCCAGACACCCGTGAGCGTCAGGCCGAGTAGCTCTGCGCCCGTCTCGACGGCGGTGGCACAGATCTGTTCCGGACCGTCGGCATCGCACAGCCGAGTCGAAATGTCGTGTAACGCGGTGACGAGCTGCTCGCGCTCGCTGGCGTCCGCGCCGGCAGTGTTGGTATCGCCTCGATGTCGGTCGGTACGGTCGGTCATCGGTGACGGCTCGGTTGCGTCGTCGGTTCGACAAGCAGCTACTTACCTTTCGTGGCCGCCGTCTGCTCCCGTCGCCAGTTCGACGGCTAGCTCTGCTGCCTCGACGGCGGTCCGACCGAGCACGAACGTGACCGGTTCGATGCCGAAGGCGCCGCGGTGATACAGCACCGCCGGCACCTCGCCGCGGTCGGCCATCGCCTCGCGCAGGTGCTCGCGGCGGTCCTCGTAGCCCGGATCGAACTCCAGTGGCTCGATACCGCGTTCGCTGGCGGCCGCGAGCAGGTCGTCGCTCGTTGCGACGTTGAGCGCCGCCCGCGCGTCGGCGTCGACGCTGCGGGCGGCGAGGATGGTCTCGGCGACGTGCTCTGAGGCGCCGAACTCGGGGTTGGCGGGAACCTCGACGTTTCCTCGCATCCGGTAGATACGGCCCGGAATGGCCGCCACGTCGGTCCCGTCGGCGGCGTCCGGCAGCGCCATCCCGACGTTTGTGCCGACGTTCGGCACGTGCTCGGCCATCCCGTCGGTGCCGGCAAGTAGCCGGGCGGCGCGCCGGACCGACGCGAGCACGTCGCGCTCGGCCAGCACCTCCGAGTCGGGTCCTTGGACGCACAGATCACAGCCGAGTCCCTCCAGCGCCGGCATCTCGTCCTCGTGGACGGCACAGATCGGGCCGCGGTCCTCGAACGCCTCGACGAGCGCGAGCAGTTCGGCCATGGCGTCGACGCCGTCCATCCGGTCGGCGGCGAACCCGTCGGCGATCCGCTCGATCGTCGCCTCCATCCGTGGATCCTCGCTGAAGCGCTCCTCGACGGCGACGTTTCCGTTGACGAGGTTGCTCACCGCCGCCTGCGTGACACCGATTCGATCGGCGATTTCCTGCTGGGTGAACCCCCGTTCGTCGAGCGCGCCAGCCAGCATGGCCCGCGCCGTTGGAACGAAACGCTCGACGACGATCTCGCTCGGGAGCACCAGCGACATACGCCGGCGTACTCGCGGCGCTAATAAAAGTCCCTCGCGTCGGCACGTCGCGGTCTCGGCGTCCACGCAGCGGCGTCACGCCGGGGGTTTATATCGGATCGGGCGGCCAGCGTGCCCGTGCCCGACTCGTCAGCCCCGCGGCGTCCGCGATTGTGCGACGCAGCGCCGCGGCGGCGACACACCCCACTGCGTCGCCTGTTCGCCACTATAGGTTCGATGCGCCCGACCCGCCGTCGATCGGGATCGCGGTCCCGTTGACGTAGCTCGATTTGGGCGAGCTGAGGAACGCGACGACCTCCCCCAGTTCCATCGGATCGCCGATGCGCTCGGAGGGGTTGCCATCGGCCCAGTCGTCGAGGCCCTCCTCGTAGCTGTCGTACTCGCCTCGGTCCATCGACTGCTCGATCAGCTCCTCGATCCGAGACGTCTCGTGCGACCCCGGCAGCACGGCGTTGGCTCGCACCTCCGGCGCGAGTTCCTTCGAGAGCGTCTTCTCCAACCCGATCACGCTCATCCGCACCGAGTTCGACAGCACGAGTTGGTCGATCGCCTCCTTGACGCTCCGGGACGTGACGTTGACGATCGTGCCGCCGTCGCCCTCGCGCAGGTGGGGTTCGGCCGCACGGACGAGCCGGACGACGCTCATCACCAGCAGATCGAACGCCTCGTACCAGTCTTCGTCGGTCGTCTCCAGAAACGGCCCGCTCGGCGGGCCCCCTGCGCTCGTGACGAGATGGTCGACGGTGCCGAACTCCTCGACGGTGCGTTCGACGAGCTGTTCGATGTCTTCTTTCTCGGTCAAGTCGCCGGGCTGTTCGACGACCTCGCCGGACGCCACCGCGCGGATCTCGTCTGCGGCGTCGGCCAGTTGCGCCTCGTCGCGTCCGTTGACGACGACGTTTGCCCCCTCGCGTGCGAGCGCTTTGGCTGACGCCTTGCCGAGACCGCTACTCGATGCCGTGACCAGCGCCGCGTTTCCGTCGATCTGTAGGTCCATGGTAGAAACGGGCGCGAGCGATCAAATAAAAGGTTCGCGTCGACGTGTTCTCTCCTCGGTGTACTGCGATGCCCATCGTTACGGGCAGTCCCGTCGTAGCGCCGCGTGTGAAACACCCTGCCAGAGGTGGGCCGGCGTGCCGAGAATCGGACTAACCGGCGACGTGATGCTCGGACGACTCGTCGACGAGCACCAGCGCTATCGTGCTGTTGACGCTGTCTGGGGAAACACCGTAACGACGCTCCGTGAACTCGACGGGCTCGTGATCAATCTGGAGTGCTGCCTCTCCGATCGCGGTAGTCCGTGGCGACGCACGCGTCGGGTGTTTCACTTCCGGGCCGACCCGGAGTGGGCAATACCGGCGCTCCGGCGCGCTGGCGTCGACGCCTGTGCGCTGGCGAACAACCACGTGCTGGATTTCGAGGAGACGGCGCTCCGGGATACGCTCTCCCATCTGGACGAGGCCGGCATCGAGCGCAGCGGCGCCGGCACTGATCTCGAGGAGGCGCTGGCGCCGGCGTCGTTCGCTGCGGACGGCGTCGATGTCGCCGTCGTCTCGCTGACGGACAACACCCATGAGTACGCTGCCGGCCAGACCTCACCGGGGACCGCGTGGATCGAAATCGACCGCGGCGACCCCGAGACGAGAGCGCGCGTCGAGGATGCACTCTCACGGGTGCAGGAACTGGATTCCGATCTCGTGATCGCATCGCTGCACTGGGGACCGAACATGGTTGAGGAACCGCCCGAGTCGTTCCGGACGTTCGCCCGCTGGCTGGTTGACATGGGCGTCGACGCGGTCCACGGCCACAGCGCCCATCTGTTCCACGGGATTGAGGTTTACGAGAGCGCACCGATCATCTACGACGCCGGCGACTTCGTCGACGATTACGCGGTCAACCCGCGTCGACGCAACGACCGAAGCTTCCTGTTCGTGCTGTCGGCCGACAGCGCCGGGACGCCGAAGACGCTTCGACTCGTTCCAACCGAGATCCACGACTGCAGCGTCCACCTCGCCGGTGAGGACGCCGCCGCGTGGAGTCGCTCGCGGATGCGCTCGCTGTCGAGCGAGTTCGGGACCGAGTTCGAGCGAGCAGACGAAGCGCTGATCGTCAACCTTGGCAAGTAGGGGATTCCTCGAGAATCTGCGACGGCGGTCGAGAGATCGAGTCGTCAGTCAGCCTTTCGAAGCGTCCATACTTGGATCGTATCGCCGTCCTCGATCGTGTCGTCACCGGAGGCCAGTTCTCCCGCGGCGCCGTCGAACCCACCGGCGACCGACCACTCGTCGAACGGCGAGCGGCGAGCCAGCAGCTCGATTTCGCGCTTTGGGAGCATCTTCAGGTGATCCGTCGACGAGAAGACGCGCTCACCGTCGGGATCGTAGAGCTCGGTTTCTACCTCGAAGCGCTGTTCGATCTCGTCGACGATCCGCGTGCGCTTGCGGTGGCGGTGCTCTGCGCCCCGAAACTCGACATCGTTCTCGTGCCACTCGCCGTAGGTCTCGGCGATCAGGTCGAACGACGGGACAAACACGTCGAAGACGAACCGACCGCCGGGAGCCAGCGCGTCGTGGGCACACCGGAGCGCGGCGAGCTGGTCTTCGATAGTCACCAAGTGCTGGAGTGCGTTAAACGGACAGTAAAGGAGGCCGTACTCGCGCCCGACCGCAAAATCTGTTACGTCGGCTCGCCAGACCGACGGCTCCAGCCCCGCTCTGTTGGCCTTCTGCCGGAGTATCGAGAGCATATCGGCCGAGACATCGATACCGTCCGCGTCGATGCCCGCACTGAGCAGGTCGAGGTAGATCCGCCCGGTGCCGCAGGCGAGCTCGAGCGCTGCCCCATCGACATTCCGGGCGAGATCGGCGTAGAACGCGGCATCGCGGCGGTCCAGATCGTACAGCAACTGGTCGTATAACTCAGCGCGTGCGTCGCCGTAGCCGGCACTCGTATTGACCATACGATCCGGTCGCGGCGGCGCGAAGAAAAGATTCGGGGGCGCTAGGCCTGCAGCGTCTCCGCGAGCTCACCGCGCTCGTCGAGTTCCACGAGAATGTCGCTGCCGCCGACGAACTCCCCGTCGACGTACGTCTGGGGGATCGTCTCCCAGCCGCTGTGGTCCTCAAGGGCGTCGCGGTACTCGTCGAGCGCGTCGAGCACGTCGACGGTTTCGTAGTCGTCGCGGTGCTGCTGGATCAGCGTCAGGGCGCGGTCCGAAAAGCCACACTGGGGCATCAGCTCGTTGCCTTTCATGAACAGGACGACTTCGTTGTTCTCGATCGCGTCGTCGACCCGCGACTCCACTTCGTCGGCGGAGAGGTCGGACTCGGGTTCGAATGCCATGTGTGACTGTGGTGTGCGTGGACGCAAATGCCTACCGCACTCGTCAACGCTGCGCCCGGCCTGCGCGTGGCCCGGACGCCGCGGCCGCGCCGGCGTCAGTCCTCGTACTCATCGGGCGTGAACGTCTTCAGCTCCAGCGCGTGGATGTCGGTCGTCATCCGGTCGCCCAGCGCGTCGTAGACCAGTTCGTGCTGTTCGACCAGCGATTTGCCCTCGAACGCCGGCGAGACGACGAGTGCGGCGAGGTGATCGTCGTCCTCGGGGCCCCGGGGCTGGACGACATCTGCGCTCGCATCCGGTAGAGAGGTTTCGATGACTTCAGTGAGCTCCTCGGTGTCCATGTATCTCAGAGAGAATCGGGGACGGAAAAAGCGTTACTCACTTGCTGGGGCTGGTGCGCGTGGTAATGGCGGACTGCCGGCTCGTATCAGTCGCCTAGCTCACGAACGTCTCGATCCGAGCCATCGCCTCGCGCAGGTCGTCGAGCCCGGTCGCGTAGGACACCCGGAGATGGCCCTCGCCGTCCTCGCCGAACACAGAGCCCGGCACCGCGGCGACGCCGTGCTCCTGTAGCAGCTCCTCTGCGAAGGCTTCGTCGTCGCCGCCGGGCACTTCCGGGAACACGTAGAAGGCGCCCTCGGCCTCGAAGCAGTCGATACCCATCTCCTCGAACCGGGAGAGGACGAAGCGACGCCGGCGGTCGTACTGGCTCACCATCTCCGCGACCTCGTCGTCGCAGTTTTCGAGCGCCTCGATCGCGGCGTACTGGGCGGTCGTCGGCGCCGACAGCATCGCGTACTGGTGGATGCGGTTCATCCCCGCGACGGCGTCGGCCGGCGCGAGCGCGTACCCGAGTCGGAGTCCGGTCATCGCGTAGGCCTTCGAGAAACCGTTGAACACGACCGTCCGCTCGCGCATCCCCTCGAACGTGGCGATCGAGGTGTGCTCGTGGCCGTAGGTCAGCTCCGAGTAGATCTCGTCGGAAAACACCGTCAGGTCGTGCTCGCGGGCGAACGCGGCGACCGGTCGCAGGTCGTCTTCGGTCATGATCGCCCCGGTCGGGTTGTTCGGGTAGCAGTACAGCAGGGCGTCGGCGTCGGCGGCGCCGGCCCGTTCTAAGGCGTCGGCCGTGAGCTTGAACTCGTCGTCGCTGGTCGGCACCGGAAGCGGCTCGCCGCCGGCAAAGCGGATGCCCGGCTCGTAGGAGACGTAGGACGGCTGGGGAACCGCGACGACATCGCCGGGATCGACGAGCGCTCGGAGCGCAACGTCGACGCCCTCGCTGACGCCGGTAGTGACGATGATTTCATCGTCGGGATCGTAGGTCAGATCGTAGCGCTCGGCGACGTGGTCGGCGATCGACTCGCGGAGGTCTCGCCGGCCGCGGTTGGCCGTGTAGGACGTTCGGCCGCGTTCCAGCGAGTCGATGGCGGCCTCCCGGGCGGCCCACGGCGCCGAGAAGTCGGGTTCGCCGACCCCCAGCGAGATCACGTCGTCCATCTCCTCGGCCAGCTCGAAGAAGCGTCTAATTCCGGAGGGAGGAACCTCCTGCACGCGGTCGCTGACCTTCATGGCGAGACGGAGAGTCGGTCGTCGTCGTCGCCGTCGCTCATCTGGATGCCCCGATCTTTGTACGTGTCCATCACGTAGTGGGTCACCGTCTGGGTGATCTCGGGGACCGGCGCGACTTTGTCGCTGATGAACTGGGAGACCTCCTGCATCGACTCGTCTTCGACTTCCATCTCGAAGTCGTAGTCGCCGCTGACGAGCCGTAGCGTCGTCACCTGCGGGAAGCGAGCGAGCCGCTCGGCGATGTCGCCGTAGCTCGTCTCCCGGTCGAGCGTGACGTTGAGTTCGACCGATGCGCGCACGCGCTCCTCGGTGACTTTGTTCCAGTCCACCACCGCTTGGTAGCCCTTGATCACGCCCTCCGATTCCAGTGCGTCGACGGTTGCCACGACCTCGTCTTCGTCGAGGTCAGTCATCCGGGCGAGGTCCGCCGTCGAGTAGCGGGCGTTCTCTAGGAGCAACTCGAGGAGCTCGCGCTTGCTCATACCACACGGAGGCGATGGCGGACACAAAAGCGTTTCTGCATTCGCGCAACGGCACTCGGTACACACGCTTTCGCCTCGGCGTCCTCCCGTTGTCAGCGGCCGCTCTCGGCGTCACCGCCCGTCGCCCTGACACGACTGACAGATCTTGACGGTCGCCCGCAACGCTTCCGTGTCACTTGTTTGCGCCCCGACGCCGACCGGCGTCACCGGCACGTAGTCCCGACAGTACGCACAGCGCTCGATCGCCTCGCTCTTCCCGGTCATACCTCTTGTTGGCCGATTGTTGCCGGCTGGTTTAACACTCGTGTAAAGTTTCGTTCGCATTCTGGCGTCGAATAACTCCTCCTCGCTCACCGCCTCCCCAGCCCGGAAGCGAAACCCCCTAACCCGCGCCGTGCGAGGCCGAACGTATGCAAGGGGAGCCAGCGGTCGCAGTGCTGCGCCTCGGTCACCGACCGGGTCGGGACGACCGCATGACGACGCACGTCGGCCTGACGGCCCGCGCGCTCGGCGCCGACCGCGCGATCATCGCCGGCGCCACGCAGGCCGCCGAGACGGTTCGTGACATCACCGATCGGTTCGGCGGCCCGTTCGAAGCCGAAGTGACCGACTCGCCCAAGGCCGTGTTGCGCGAGTGGGACGGCCGGATCGCCCACTTGACGATGTACGGCGAGCGCGTGCAGGATGTCGAAGACGAGATTCGCGCAACGCGGGACGACGACGGCGATCCGCTGCTGATCGTCGTCGGCGCCGAGAAGGTCTCCTTCGACGTGTACGAGGCCGCCGACTGGAACGTCGGCGTCACCAACCAACCCCACTCGGAGGTCGCCGGACTGGCGGTCTTCCTCGATCGGCTGTTCGAGGGTCGAGAACTCGACCGGGAGTGGCAAGACGCCGATCAGCAGGTCGTCCCCAAAGCGACCGGCAAGAAGGTCGTCGATCCCGACGAGTAGCTTCCCGACGCCAACTCCCATCCCTGACTCCGATACGTCTATACTCGCCACTACACAATCGACCGACGATGCATACACCTGACGGCTATCTACATCCGTGGATGGCGGGGGCGTTCCTCGCGCTGGCCGGCCTCGTGCTGTCGGTCGCCGCGATGCGAGCGCGCGACTCGCTGACCGAGTATCGAATCCAACTGTTCGGCATCGTCGCCGCGGCGGTGTTCGCCGCCCAACTGCTCAACTGGCCGATTCCGGGCGGGACGAGCGCGCACTTCGTCGGCGGTGCCTTTGCAGCGATCGCCCTCGGCCCGCACCTCGGCGCGCTGGCCGTCGCGCTCGTCGTGACGATTCAGGCGCTGGTGTTCGCCGACGGCGGCGCGCTGGCGCTGGGCGCGAACGTCTGGAACATGGCGATCGTTCAAGCCTACGTCGGCTACGCCGTCTACGCGTCGCTGGCCGACCGGAACGAGACTGTCGCCACCATCGCGGGCGGTTGGGTCGGCATCACCGCCGCCGCGGCGTCTGCGAGCCTGCAGTTGGGCACCGCGCCCGCCTTCGGCGGCGAACTGTTGACGGTCGTCGCCGTGATGGTCGGCGGCCACGCTGTCCTCGGCCTCGGCGAAGGCCTGCTCACGCTGGTCGGCTGCCGCCTGCTCGCCCGCACCGGCGTCGATACTGAACAGCCCAGTTCGGAGGGAGTCTCCGCATGAGCGTCCGATCGCTCGCTCGCGGCCGCTGGCAGCAGCGCTCGCTCGCCGGGCTGACCGTGATGGTCTTGTTCTCGCCGGTGTTCGCGTGGGCCGCCACACGGGTCGGCTACTCCGAGCCGATGGAGAACGCCGCCGAAGCGGCGGGTGCGGCGTCCCACGCCGTTGCAACGGACGTGAGCCTCTTCTCGGGCTACGCGCTGCCCGGTCTCGGCCCGCACCTCGGGACGCTCGGTGGCGCCCTGTTCGGCACCGTGCTGACGCTTGTGCTCGGCGTCGGCGTCGCGCGGGCGCTCGCGCCGAGCAACTAACGCCGTGCGTTCGTAACTGACTGCTGTCCGTTCTTGCGACCGATTTTTGTCGACGTTCGTTTCCGCCGTGGCGTTCGACCGCCCAAATCTTCATTATTTGTCCTGCAAAATTTGAACTCATGTACGACGATGACGACCTCGCATCGATCAGAGAGGCCCGCGAGGAGTTCGAAGCGGAGACGCTCGGTCCCGTCCTCGATCGCTTCGGGGAGCGCAAGGATCGGTTTGCGACGGTCTCGAACCTCGACGTGGATCGTCTCTACACGCCAGACGACGTGGCCGATCTCGACTACCTCGACGATCTGGGATTCCCGGGTGAGGAACCGTTCACGCGCGGCGTCTACCCGACGATGTACCGCGGTCGGACGTGGACGATGCGCCAGTTCGCCGGCTTCGGTACGGCGACCGAGACCAACGAGCGCTTCCACTACTTGATCGACGAGGGCCAGACCGGGCTCTCGACGGCCTTCGACATGCCGACGCTGATGGGCAAGGATTCGGACGATCCGCTGACCGACGGTGAGGTCGGCAAGGAAGGTGTCGCCGTCGACACGCTGCGGGACATGGAGGTCCTGTTCGAGGGAATCGACGTTGGCGAGGTCTCGACGAGTTTCACGATCAACCCTTCCGCGCCGGTGATCTACGCGATGTACGTCGCCATCGCGGACCAACAGGGCGTTCCACGCGAGGAGCTCCGTGGAACTCTCCAGAACGACATGCTCAAGGAGTTTATCGCCCAGAAAGAGTGGGTAATCCCGCCCGAGCCGTCGCTGGATCTCGTCACCGACGTGATCGAGTTCGCCGCCGACGAGACGCCGAAGTTCAACCCCGTCTCGGTGTCGGGCTATCACATCCGCGAGGCCGGTTCGACTGCGGTGCAGGAACTGGCCTTCACGCTTGCCGACGGGTTCGCCTACGTCGAAGACGCGATCGAGCGCGGGCTGGCAGTCGACGAGTTCGCGCCCCAACTGTCCTTTTTCTTCAACTGCCACAACTCCTTTTTCGAGGAGATCGCAAAGTTCCGCGCCGCCCGGCGGATCTACGCCCGCCTGATGGACGAGTGGTACGACGCCGACGCGACGGCGTCGAAACAACTCAAGTTCCACACCCAGACCGCCGGTCAGAGCCTGACCGCCCAGCAACCTCTCAACAACGTCGTCCGCGTGACGATTCAGGCGCTCGCTGGCGTGCTCGGAGGAACCCAAAGCCTCCACACCAACAGCTTCGACGAGGCGCTCGCGCTGCCCGGCGAGAAGGCCGTTCGCGTCGCCTTGCGCACTCAACAGATCATCGGCGAGGAATCGGGTGCCGCGGACATCGTCGATCCGATGGGCGGGAGTTTCGCCGTCGAGGCGCTGACCGACGAGACCGAGCAGCGAACGATGGAGTACCTCGAAGAGATCCGCGAGATGGGCGACGGCTCGATGCGCGAGGGCGTCCTGACGGCGCTGGAACGGGGCTATTTCCACCGTGAGATTCAGGAGGCGTCCTACGAATACCAAGAGCGCGTCGAATCCGGCGAGGAGGTCGTCGTCGGCGTCAACGAGTTCACCATCGAGGAAGACACCAGACCGGACATTCTCAAAGTCGACGAAACCGTCGAACAGCGCCAGCGCGATCGCCTCGCGGCGGTCAAAGACGAGCGCGACGACGACGCCGTCGAGGCTGCACTGTCGAGCGTCGAGGACGCCATCGAAGCCGGCGAAAATACGATGCCGGCGATCGTCGAGGCAGTGAAAGCGTACGCCACGATGGGTGAAATCATGCGGGTGTTCGAGGACGCTCACGGCGCCTACGAGGAGGAAATCGGATTGGCCTGAGACGCGGCGCTCGTCCCGGTACCGTTGTACCGGCTGCCCCGCCGCCCTCCCCCGGAAATCCCCGACAGCTAGGCTAACGTTTATCCCCTCGTGTTGTGCACGTGAACGTACGCCATGACAGACGAACCCGATGTCGAGTTGGAGGCTCGCTTGGAGGAACAGGATTCGTTCGAGCCACCCGAGGAGTTTGTCGAGCAGGCCAACGTCACCGATCCGGGGATCTACGAGGAGTTCGAGGAGAACTGGCCCGACGCGTGGGAGCAGGCGGCCGACCTGCTCGACTGGGACGACGAGTGGGACGAGGTGCTGGTCGAAGAGGATGCGCCGTTTTACGAATGGTTCGTCGGCGGCGAACTGAACGCGGCGTACAACTGCGTCGACCGCCACGTCGAGAACGGCCGCAAGAATCAGGCCGCGATTCGGTGGGAAGGCGAACTAGGTGAGACCCGGACGTACACGTATCAGGACCTGTATCGGGAGGTCAACGAGTTCGCCGCCGCGCTGCGCGACCTCGGCGTCGAAGAGGACGACGTGGTCACGCTCTACATGCCGATGATTCCGGAGCTGCCGATCGCCATGCTCGCGTGTGCCCGCATCGGCGCGCCCCACTCGGTCGTGTTCGCGGGCTTTTCGGCCGACGCGCTGGCGACGCGGATGAACTCGGCCGACTCGGAGTATCTCGTCACCTGCGACGGCTACTACCGGCGCGGCGACGCCCTCAACCACAAGGAGAAAGCCGACGAAGGGCTTCGCGGCGTCGAACACGAGGTCGAGGACATCGTCGTCGTCGACCGTCTCGGCGACAAGCTCACGCACTTCCTCGGCGCGAACTACCACGACTACGACGAGCTGGTCGACGACCACGACGGCGAGCGCGTCGAGCCAGTCTCCCGGGACGCCGAGGATATGCTGTTCTTGATGTACACCTCCGGCACCACAGGCCAACCGAAGGGCGTCAAGCACACCACGGGCGGCTATCTCTCCTACGCCGCGTGGACGAGCCACGCCGTCCTCGACATCGAACCGGAAGACACGTACTGGTGTTCGGCCGACATCGGGTGGATCACGGGCCACTCCTACATCGTCTACGGGCCGCTCGCGCTCGGCACCACGACGATGATGTACGAAGGGACGCCGGATTACCCCGAGAAGGACCGACTGTGGGAGATCGTCGAGAAGAACGCGGTCGACATCTTCTACACCGCACCCACTGCGATCCGGTCGTTCATGAAGTGGGGCAAAGAGCACCTCGAAGGCCGTGACCTCTCCAGTCTCCGATTGCTCGGCACCGTTGGAGAGCCGATCAATCCGCGGGCGTGGAAGTGGTACTACAAACACGTCGGCGACGAGTCCTGCCCGGTCGTCGACACGTGGTGGCAGACCGAGACTGGCGGCATGATGGTCACCACATTACCGGGGGTCAACGAGATGAAACCCGGCTCCGCAGGACCGGGACTTCCGGGCGTCGACGCCAAAGTCATCCATCCGGACAAGGAAGAGGTCGAGCCCGGGCAGGCCGGCCATCTCACTGTCCAGAAGCCGTGGCCCGGCATGCTCCGGACCCTCTATCAGAACGACGAGCGCTTTGTCCAAGAGTACTGGGAGGAGTACTCCGATCCCGACAGCGACGAGTGGATCTACTTCCCCGAGGACGGCGCGAAGGTCGACGAGGACGACTACATCACGGTACTCGGACGCGTCGACGACGTGCTGAACGTCTCGGGCCACCGGCTGGGGACCATGGAGATCGAGTCCGCAATCGTCGGCGTGCCAGGCGTCGCCGAAGCCGCCGTCGTCGGCGGCGACCACGAAGTCAAGGGCGAGGCGGTCTACGTCTACGCCATCACAGAGGAGGGAACTGACGGCGACGAGGACCTCCGCGAGCGCGTCGTCGACAACGTCGAAGACGCCATCGGCCCGATCGCCCGCCCCGAGGAGATCGTCTTCACGCCGGAACTCCCCAAGACGCGCTCGGGCAAGATCATGCGTCGCCTGCTCGAAGACATCGCTAACGGCGACGAACTCGGCAACACGTCGACGCTTCGGAACCCCGACATCGTCGACGACATCCAACAGCGGGTCAGCGACGACTGAGGAGCCCTACCGCTCGGACAGATACAAGATTGCAACTAGCGGCACTCCGAGAACGGCCGCCACGGTGAGGCCGCCATACAGCGCGAACCCGAGCATGGTTGGCGGCAGGCTGATGAACCCAAACAGCGTCAGCGGCTCGGACACTTCGGTCAACACCACCGATAGGGCGGCACCCATCAGCGCCGCGACGCCGCTCAACGCTAGGTACAGGCCGATCACGAACCGTCGGCCGTCCAGTTCCGAGCCCGCGTCGATCCCCTCGAAGGTCGGTTCGGCGTCTGTCACGATCGAAACGACGGGCCTGAAAGGATTAGGCTTTTCCACTCGTCGCCCCTGAGTGCTAGTATGAGCGAGAAGGAACTGCTCGGACTCGTGCTGGGCGCGATCGTGACCATGATGTTCCTCACGGGCTTTATCATCGTCCTCAGCTGACGCAGTCCCGTAGTTCGACCCCGTTTCTTCGCCCTCTGTACGCTGGCGTCTGATCGTTCTTCCGGCGAGCGCTGCGAGCGCTAGAACTCATTGCAATCGACGAAAACGAACGAGAAACGCGCGAAAAGAGTTACTCGTCGGCAGTCGAGGCCTGATCGACGGCGTCGCGCTCACCGCCGTCGGTGGCAACTTCTGCGTCGTCTTCCGGCTCGCCGCCGTCGGCCATCGGCAGGAGCTTGTGCTCGCCGAACCAGTCCCACTCGCGGCCCTTCATACCGTGCTCTTCGAGGTTCCACGGGTCGTCGTCGGTGACGCGCGGCCCTTCGAGCCACGAGACGATGAAGTTCCACAGGAAGATGAGCTGGCCGACGAACAGCAAGATCGCGCCGAACGTGGCGATCTGGTGGAGGTCGGTGAACATCCCCGTCGGCCCGACCGGGAACTCGTAGTTGGCGTACTTCCGGGGCATGCCGCCGTAGCCCAGCAGGATCATGGCGAAGAACACGACGTTCGTGCCGATCATCGACAGCCAGAAGTGCCACTTGGCGAGTCGCTGCTGGTACATCCGACCGGTGTAGATGGGGAACCAGTAGTACAGGCCCACGAACACCGAGAAGCCGATGGCTCCCATCACGATGTAGTGGAAGTGACCGACCACGTAGTAGGTCTCGTGGA containing:
- a CDS encoding thiamine-phosphate synthase family protein yields the protein MSLVLPSEIVVERFVPTARAMLAGALDERGFTQQEIADRIGVTQAAVSNLVNGNVAVEERFSEDPRMEATIERIADGFAADRMDGVDAMAELLALVEAFEDRGPICAVHEDEMPALEGLGCDLCVQGPDSEVLAERDVLASVRRAARLLAGTDGMAEHVPNVGTNVGMALPDAADGTDVAAIPGRIYRMRGNVEVPANPEFGASEHVAETILAARSVDADARAALNVATSDDLLAAASERGIEPLEFDPGYEDRREHLREAMADRGEVPAVLYHRGAFGIEPVTFVLGRTAVEAAELAVELATGADGGHER
- a CDS encoding SDR family oxidoreductase produces the protein MDLQIDGNAALVTASSSGLGKASAKALAREGANVVVNGRDEAQLADAADEIRAVASGEVVEQPGDLTEKEDIEQLVERTVEEFGTVDHLVTSAGGPPSGPFLETTDEDWYEAFDLLVMSVVRLVRAAEPHLREGDGGTIVNVTSRSVKEAIDQLVLSNSVRMSVIGLEKTLSKELAPEVRANAVLPGSHETSRIEELIEQSMDRGEYDSYEEGLDDWADGNPSERIGDPMELGEVVAFLSSPKSSYVNGTAIPIDGGSGASNL
- a CDS encoding CapA family protein, translating into MPRIGLTGDVMLGRLVDEHQRYRAVDAVWGNTVTTLRELDGLVINLECCLSDRGSPWRRTRRVFHFRADPEWAIPALRRAGVDACALANNHVLDFEETALRDTLSHLDEAGIERSGAGTDLEEALAPASFAADGVDVAVVSLTDNTHEYAAGQTSPGTAWIEIDRGDPETRARVEDALSRVQELDSDLVIASLHWGPNMVEEPPESFRTFARWLVDMGVDAVHGHSAHLFHGIEVYESAPIIYDAGDFVDDYAVNPRRRNDRSFLFVLSADSAGTPKTLRLVPTEIHDCSVHLAGEDAAAWSRSRMRSLSSEFGTEFERADEALIVNLGK
- a CDS encoding class I SAM-dependent DNA methyltransferase, which gives rise to MVNTSAGYGDARAELYDQLLYDLDRRDAAFYADLARNVDGAALELACGTGRIYLDLLSAGIDADGIDVSADMLSILRQKANRAGLEPSVWRADVTDFAVGREYGLLYCPFNALQHLVTIEDQLAALRCAHDALAPGGRFVFDVFVPSFDLIAETYGEWHENDVEFRGAEHRHRKRTRIVDEIEQRFEVETELYDPDGERVFSSTDHLKMLPKREIELLARRSPFDEWSVAGGFDGAAGELASGDDTIEDGDTIQVWTLRKAD
- a CDS encoding glutaredoxin family protein, translated to MAFEPESDLSADEVESRVDDAIENNEVVLFMKGNELMPQCGFSDRALTLIQQHRDDYETVDVLDALDEYRDALEDHSGWETIPQTYVDGEFVGGSDILVELDERGELAETLQA
- a CDS encoding BolA family protein, which gives rise to MDTEELTEVIETSLPDASADVVQPRGPEDDDHLAALVVSPAFEGKSLVEQHELVYDALGDRMTTDIHALELKTFTPDEYED
- a CDS encoding pyridoxal phosphate-dependent aminotransferase, with translation MKVSDRVQEVPPSGIRRFFELAEEMDDVISLGVGEPDFSAPWAAREAAIDSLERGRTSYTANRGRRDLRESIADHVAERYDLTYDPDDEIIVTTGVSEGVDVALRALVDPGDVVAVPQPSYVSYEPGIRFAGGEPLPVPTSDDEFKLTADALERAGAADADALLYCYPNNPTGAIMTEDDLRPVAAFAREHDLTVFSDEIYSELTYGHEHTSIATFEGMRERTVVFNGFSKAYAMTGLRLGYALAPADAVAGMNRIHQYAMLSAPTTAQYAAIEALENCDDEVAEMVSQYDRRRRFVLSRFEEMGIDCFEAEGAFYVFPEVPGGDDEAFAEELLQEHGVAAVPGSVFGEDGEGHLRVSYATGLDDLREAMARIETFVS
- a CDS encoding Lrp/AsnC family transcriptional regulator, which produces MSKRELLELLLENARYSTADLARMTDLDEDEVVATVDALESEGVIKGYQAVVDWNKVTEERVRASVELNVTLDRETSYGDIAERLARFPQVTTLRLVSGDYDFEMEVEDESMQEVSQFISDKVAPVPEITQTVTHYVMDTYKDRGIQMSDGDDDDRLSVSP